The Janthinobacterium lividum genome has a window encoding:
- a CDS encoding ABC transporter ATP-binding protein, giving the protein MTTININAVNKIFTTGGADVIALKDINLEIASGEFICLLGPSGCGKSTLLNAIAGFSQPTSGQILAGGKLITEPGPDRGMVFQEYALFPWMTIESNIAFGLEIAGKTPAEIKERVDMLLNMLGLTEFRTRYPKDLSGGMRQRVAIARVLALDSPIMLMDEPFGALDALTRRNLQDELLKIWKVFGTTIVFVTHSIEESIYLADRTIVMTYRPGTIKRDVAIDLPRPRDPSDPEFNRLKRMLGEMVMEEQQRHHNAETMASTAD; this is encoded by the coding sequence ATGACCACGATCAATATCAACGCAGTCAATAAAATCTTCACCACGGGCGGCGCAGACGTCATCGCCCTGAAGGATATCAACCTGGAAATCGCCAGCGGCGAGTTCATCTGCCTACTGGGGCCGTCCGGCTGCGGCAAGTCGACCCTGCTCAACGCCATTGCCGGCTTTTCGCAGCCGACATCGGGCCAGATCCTGGCCGGCGGCAAGCTGATCACCGAGCCCGGTCCCGACCGCGGCATGGTGTTCCAGGAATACGCGCTGTTCCCCTGGATGACCATCGAAAGCAATATCGCTTTCGGCCTGGAAATCGCCGGCAAGACGCCGGCCGAAATCAAGGAACGGGTTGACATGCTGCTCAACATGCTGGGCTTGACGGAATTCCGTACCCGCTACCCGAAAGACTTGTCGGGCGGCATGCGCCAGCGCGTGGCCATTGCCCGCGTGCTGGCCCTCGACTCACCGATCATGCTGATGGACGAGCCATTCGGCGCACTGGACGCCTTGACGCGGCGCAACCTGCAAGATGAATTGCTGAAAATCTGGAAAGTCTTCGGCACCACCATCGTGTTCGTCACGCACTCGATCGAGGAATCGATCTACCTGGCCGACCGCACCATCGTCATGACCTACCGTCCCGGCACCATCAAGCGCGACGTGGCGATCGACCTGCCCCGTCCGCGCGACCCGAGCGACCCCGAGTTCAACCGCCTGAAGCGCATGCTGGGCGAGATGGTGATGGAAGAGCAGCAGCGTCATCACAATGCGGAAACCATGGCGAGTACTGCAGACTGA
- a CDS encoding ABC transporter substrate-binding protein, translating to MASTFRISSFLNTKALTVAVALAAQFPLAVHAADTVRLGNLKFAHYGAVAYMKEIAPKYDLKIEERIFAKGLDIVPAMIAGEIDVSASALEAAITGRATGLPVYLVGGFAKGGVQIVGRPDLNIKGIADLKGKKVGVTRGGPQEILLFAELTKAKLTWSDKPGKDVQILYMGYPDLNQALLTKDIDVMSQSEPYSTQAIHKKYGAAIIKPYDTPLGEPVRALVMTEKMYKEKPAVAQRFMDCFVAATRAFLADPKLAEKYVRESMFKNQITTEDYRDAIDNAIFTEDITQSHVQLTTDYMVKFGVGRMAKPPAAQDWVKLDLLEKAKKSYAPR from the coding sequence ATGGCAAGCACCTTCCGCATCTCGTCCTTCCTGAACACCAAGGCACTGACCGTGGCCGTCGCACTGGCCGCGCAATTCCCGCTGGCCGTCCATGCAGCCGATACCGTACGCCTGGGCAACCTGAAATTCGCCCATTACGGCGCCGTCGCCTACATGAAGGAAATCGCGCCCAAATATGACTTGAAAATCGAAGAGCGCATCTTCGCCAAAGGCCTCGACATCGTGCCAGCCATGATCGCCGGCGAAATCGACGTGTCCGCCAGTGCGCTGGAAGCGGCCATCACGGGCCGTGCCACGGGCTTGCCCGTGTACCTGGTGGGCGGCTTCGCCAAGGGTGGCGTGCAGATCGTCGGACGTCCCGACCTGAACATCAAGGGTATTGCCGACCTGAAAGGCAAGAAAGTCGGCGTCACGCGCGGCGGCCCGCAGGAAATCCTGCTGTTTGCCGAGCTGACCAAGGCCAAGCTGACCTGGTCCGACAAGCCGGGCAAGGACGTGCAAATCCTGTACATGGGCTACCCGGACTTGAACCAGGCGCTGCTGACCAAGGATATCGACGTCATGAGCCAGTCCGAGCCGTACTCCACGCAAGCCATCCACAAGAAATACGGCGCGGCCATCATCAAGCCCTATGACACGCCGCTGGGCGAGCCCGTGCGCGCGCTCGTGATGACGGAAAAGATGTACAAGGAAAAGCCGGCCGTGGCCCAGCGCTTCATGGATTGCTTCGTCGCCGCCACCCGGGCGTTTTTGGCCGACCCGAAACTGGCGGAAAAGTACGTGCGCGAATCGATGTTCAAGAACCAGATCACGACCGAAGATTACCGCGATGCCATCGACAACGCCATCTTTACGGAAGACATCACGCAAAGCCACGTGCAGCTGACCACCGACTATATGGTGAAATTCGGCGTGGGCCGCATGGCCAAACCGCCTGCCGCACAGGATTGGGTCAAGCTGGATCTGCTGGAAAAAGCCAAGAAGTCGTATGCACCACGCTAA
- a CDS encoding M90 family metallopeptidase yields the protein MNPLLWIALVTAAIVLSLWFPRWRLKRALAKPLPAEGLAVLENNIPVYRHMPAPLQEQLRRLVVQFLYQKKFVGCGGLEITDEMRYTIAGQACLLLLNRQTQVYPELDTILVYPNEFIVTRDEVGPGGVVTPSANGLLGESWGDGRVVLAWDHVQRGAADWTDGHNVVLHEFAHQLDSESGAANGAPYLPSVSSYRSWATVLSRDFDNLRRDAIYQQQSVMDHYGATNPAEFFAVATETFFEKPYQMAEHHEELYAQFLQYYKVDPRDWMAPPVEPEHMASPFPNFAQHW from the coding sequence ATGAACCCGCTGCTGTGGATCGCGCTCGTCACGGCCGCCATCGTGTTGTCGCTGTGGTTTCCCCGCTGGCGCTTGAAGCGGGCCCTGGCCAAACCCTTGCCGGCCGAAGGCTTGGCCGTGCTGGAAAACAATATTCCCGTCTACCGTCATATGCCGGCGCCGCTGCAGGAACAATTGCGCCGTCTCGTCGTGCAATTCCTGTATCAAAAGAAATTTGTCGGCTGTGGCGGCCTGGAGATCACGGACGAGATGCGCTACACGATTGCTGGCCAGGCTTGCTTGCTGCTGCTCAATCGCCAGACGCAGGTGTATCCGGAGCTCGACACCATCCTCGTGTATCCCAACGAATTCATCGTCACGCGCGATGAAGTGGGGCCGGGCGGCGTGGTGACGCCATCGGCCAACGGCCTGCTGGGTGAATCCTGGGGCGATGGCCGCGTGGTGCTGGCCTGGGACCACGTGCAGCGCGGGGCGGCCGACTGGACCGATGGTCACAATGTCGTGCTGCATGAATTTGCCCACCAGCTCGACAGCGAATCGGGCGCCGCGAATGGCGCCCCCTACCTGCCCAGCGTGTCGAGCTACCGCAGCTGGGCCACCGTGCTGTCGCGCGACTTTGACAACCTGCGCCGCGACGCCATCTACCAGCAGCAAAGCGTGATGGACCATTACGGCGCCACGAATCCCGCCGAATTCTTCGCCGTGGCCACGGAAACCTTCTTTGAAAAGCCGTATCAGATGGCCGAGCACCACGAAGAGCTGTATGCGCAATTCTTGCAGTACTATAAGGTCGACCCGCGCGACTGGATGGCGCCGCCCGTGGAGCCCGAACACATGGCCTCGCCATTCCCCAACTTTGCCCAGCACTGGTAA
- a CDS encoding ATP-binding protein, with translation MLDDKGTTLASSNWQDRSSYVGVNYGFRPYFKDAFAGGIGRFYGIGFSTFEAGYFISQPVQRNGRIIGIVAAKVNLDWIEQSWRTPGAGEQIWVKDANGVIILATTPAFKFKTLAPLSPAAKNDISAQRQFLQENLPILPHKVQRQFADGASVMTLERPQAGDTPALSGSADKVNYLAVNRALGPLQWQITVLAELDQVDEAARNAAIAAALGWALLLLALMYARQRRRRIADKLNAQQTLARAYEQLEIKVEQRTADLVHANGRLQAEVAERERAEQTLRYAQAELVQSGKLAAIGQMAAGVTHELNQPLAALQTFSDNAKVFLARGRIDDALDNLSTISDLVKRLGYVTSQLKGFARRSDDARKPVSVRQAFAQTMLQIRTRKHSQRLTLHESWPDGDITVLCNAIGLEQVFTNLITNAMDAVPESEPVQIWFQVRREGDLAVLHITDNGPGIPLASLDKIFDPFYTTKEHGLGLGLSISAGILRAAGSALAVRNRSAQEGGGAQFTITLSCAPEENKIETKE, from the coding sequence GTGCTCGATGACAAGGGCACGACCCTGGCATCAAGCAACTGGCAAGACCGCAGCTCCTATGTGGGCGTCAACTATGGTTTCCGGCCCTACTTCAAGGATGCGTTCGCGGGCGGCATCGGCCGCTTTTACGGCATCGGCTTCTCCACCTTCGAGGCCGGCTATTTCATTTCGCAGCCCGTGCAGCGCAACGGGCGCATCATCGGCATCGTCGCCGCCAAGGTCAACCTGGACTGGATCGAGCAATCGTGGCGTACGCCCGGCGCAGGCGAACAGATCTGGGTCAAGGATGCGAACGGCGTGATCATCCTGGCGACCACACCCGCCTTCAAGTTCAAGACCCTGGCGCCGCTGTCGCCGGCCGCGAAGAACGATATCAGCGCGCAGCGCCAGTTCCTGCAGGAGAATCTGCCCATTTTGCCGCATAAGGTGCAGCGCCAGTTCGCCGACGGCGCCAGCGTGATGACCCTGGAGCGCCCGCAGGCTGGCGACACGCCGGCCCTGTCCGGCAGCGCCGACAAGGTGAACTACCTGGCCGTGAACCGCGCGCTGGGCCCGCTGCAATGGCAAATTACCGTGCTGGCCGAGCTCGACCAGGTCGATGAGGCGGCGCGCAACGCGGCCATCGCCGCCGCGCTGGGCTGGGCCTTGCTGCTGCTGGCCCTGATGTATGCGCGCCAGCGCCGGCGCCGCATCGCCGACAAGCTCAATGCGCAACAAACCCTGGCGCGCGCCTATGAACAGCTGGAAATCAAGGTCGAGCAGCGCACGGCCGACCTCGTGCATGCGAATGGCCGCCTGCAGGCGGAAGTGGCCGAGCGCGAGCGGGCCGAGCAAACCTTGCGCTATGCCCAGGCTGAACTAGTGCAAAGCGGCAAGCTGGCGGCCATCGGCCAGATGGCGGCCGGCGTCACGCACGAGCTGAACCAGCCGCTGGCTGCCCTGCAGACGTTTTCCGACAATGCCAAGGTCTTTCTGGCGCGCGGGCGCATCGACGATGCGCTGGACAACCTGTCGACCATTTCCGACCTCGTCAAGCGACTCGGCTATGTCACCTCGCAACTGAAAGGCTTTGCGCGGCGCAGCGACGATGCGCGCAAACCCGTCAGCGTGCGCCAGGCCTTTGCGCAAACCATGCTGCAAATCCGCACGCGCAAGCATTCACAGCGTTTGACCCTGCATGAAAGCTGGCCTGACGGTGACATCACCGTGTTGTGCAACGCCATCGGCCTGGAACAGGTATTTACCAACCTGATCACGAACGCCATGGATGCCGTGCCGGAAAGCGAACCCGTGCAAATATGGTTCCAGGTGCGCCGCGAAGGCGACCTCGCCGTGCTGCATATCACCGATAATGGCCCCGGCATCCCGCTGGCCTCGCTCGACAAGATCTTCGATCCCTTCTATACCACCAAGGAACACGGGCTGGGCTTGGGATTGTCGATCAGCGCAGGCATACTGCGGGCGGCCGGCAGCGCGCTGGCCGTGCGCAACCGCAGCGCGCAGGAAGGGGGCGGCGCACAATTCACCATCACTCTGAGCTGCGCCCCGGAGGAGAATAAGATAGAGACGAAGGAATAG
- a CDS encoding sigma-54 dependent transcriptional regulator: MHENNFEGMQVLLVEDDAVVRKGARQSLELAGLQVTAVATAEEALPYLVPEFAGILLSDIKLPGMDGLKLLDIAVAQDASLPVILVTGHGDVSMAVGAMRRGAYDFIEKPFSADLLVEVCRRALDKRHLVLENMNLRRQLEQRVGIEARIVGRSAAMAKVRQLVLNLAPKSADIIILGETGTGKELIARCLHDFSERRDHPFVAINCGALPESIFESELFGHEEGAFTGAQRQRIGKIEYANGGTLFLDEIESMPLALQVKLLRVLQERQVERLGSNKLISVNFRVIAAAKEDLNVLAEQGKFRPDLYYRLNVASLTLPALRNRREDIPLLFEFFVLQAALRYGQPAALVSGELIASLMAQRWAGNVRELHNVADRFVLGLLDDTLTPAGCREASLAEQVDTFEISIIEEALRRHNGNVIDAAASLNIPKKTLYDKLKRFDISTEQFR; encoded by the coding sequence ATGCACGAGAATAATTTTGAGGGCATGCAAGTGCTGCTGGTGGAGGACGATGCCGTCGTGCGCAAGGGCGCCCGGCAATCGCTGGAACTGGCGGGCTTGCAAGTCACGGCCGTCGCCACGGCCGAGGAAGCGCTGCCCTACCTGGTGCCCGAATTTGCCGGCATTTTATTGAGCGACATCAAGCTGCCCGGCATGGATGGCTTGAAACTGCTCGATATCGCCGTGGCGCAGGATGCCAGTCTGCCCGTCATCCTCGTCACCGGTCACGGCGACGTATCGATGGCCGTGGGCGCCATGCGCCGTGGCGCCTACGATTTCATCGAAAAGCCGTTTTCCGCCGACCTGCTGGTGGAAGTGTGCCGCCGCGCACTCGACAAGCGCCACCTGGTGCTGGAAAACATGAACTTGCGCCGCCAGCTTGAGCAGCGGGTCGGCATCGAGGCGCGCATCGTGGGCCGCAGCGCGGCCATGGCCAAGGTGCGCCAGCTGGTGCTGAACCTGGCGCCCAAGTCTGCCGACATCATCATCCTGGGCGAAACGGGGACAGGAAAAGAACTCATCGCGCGCTGCCTGCACGACTTCAGCGAGCGGCGCGACCACCCGTTCGTGGCCATCAACTGCGGCGCCCTGCCCGAATCGATCTTCGAGTCGGAGCTGTTCGGCCACGAGGAAGGGGCATTCACGGGCGCCCAGCGCCAGCGCATCGGCAAGATCGAGTACGCGAACGGCGGCACCTTGTTCCTCGATGAAATCGAAAGCATGCCGCTGGCCCTGCAAGTCAAACTGCTGCGCGTGTTGCAGGAACGGCAGGTGGAACGCCTGGGATCGAACAAACTCATTTCCGTCAATTTCCGCGTGATCGCCGCCGCCAAGGAAGATTTGAATGTATTGGCGGAACAGGGGAAATTCCGTCCCGACCTGTATTACCGCCTGAACGTGGCCAGCCTGACCCTGCCCGCCCTGCGCAACCGGCGCGAGGACATCCCCCTGCTGTTCGAATTTTTCGTGCTGCAGGCGGCCCTGCGCTATGGCCAGCCGGCCGCCCTCGTCAGTGGCGAACTGATCGCTTCCTTGATGGCGCAGCGCTGGGCCGGCAATGTGCGCGAGCTGCACAACGTGGCCGACCGCTTCGTGCTGGGCTTGCTGGACGACACCCTGACCCCGGCCGGCTGCCGCGAAGCATCGTTGGCCGAACAGGTGGACACCTTCGAGATTTCCATCATCGAGGAAGCCTTGCGCCGCCACAATGGCAACGTCATCGATGCGGCGGCCAGCCTGAATATTCCGAAGAAAACCCTGTACGACAAGCTCAAGCGATTTGATATCTCGACGGAACAATTTCGATAA
- a CDS encoding ABC transporter permease, translating to MNIQMMKRFAHGAAVPVAVLLFWQALSTFGWINPQILPSPVAVVVKWYEYLIPMEAYTPEAGNYLVWMFSGELPHDAWASLSRVLGGFAIGAGLALPLGLLMGTNKTVYKLFDPLVQVLRPIPPIAYIPLAILWFGLGNPPAFFLISIGSFFPVLMNTIAGVRQVDGIYIRAARNLGASQMTMFRRVILPAATPYILAGARIGMGTAFIVVIVAEMIAVNSGLGFRILEAREYFWSDKIIAGMFTIGLFGLAIDIAMNALNNHLLQWHRGLEH from the coding sequence ATGAATATTCAAATGATGAAACGCTTCGCGCACGGTGCCGCCGTGCCCGTGGCCGTGCTGCTGTTCTGGCAGGCGCTGTCCACGTTCGGCTGGATCAATCCGCAAATCCTGCCCTCGCCCGTGGCCGTGGTGGTGAAGTGGTATGAATACCTGATTCCCATGGAAGCGTACACGCCCGAAGCGGGCAATTATCTGGTGTGGATGTTCTCCGGCGAACTGCCGCATGACGCCTGGGCCAGCCTGTCGCGCGTGCTGGGCGGCTTCGCCATCGGCGCCGGCCTGGCTTTGCCGCTGGGCCTGCTGATGGGCACCAACAAGACCGTCTATAAACTGTTCGATCCGCTGGTGCAGGTGCTGCGCCCGATTCCGCCCATCGCCTACATTCCGCTGGCGATCCTGTGGTTCGGCCTGGGCAACCCGCCCGCCTTCTTCCTGATCAGCATCGGTTCCTTCTTCCCCGTGCTGATGAATACCATCGCCGGCGTACGCCAGGTCGACGGCATTTATATTCGCGCCGCGCGCAACCTGGGCGCCAGCCAGATGACGATGTTCCGCCGCGTTATCTTGCCGGCCGCCACGCCCTACATCCTGGCTGGCGCGCGCATCGGCATGGGCACGGCCTTCATCGTCGTGATCGTGGCGGAGATGATCGCCGTCAACAGCGGCCTCGGTTTCCGCATCCTGGAAGCGCGCGAGTACTTCTGGTCCGACAAGATTATCGCTGGCATGTTCACCATCGGCCTGTTCGGCCTGGCCATCGATATCGCCATGAATGCCCTGAATAATCATTTGCTGCAGTGGCACCGCGGCCTGGAACACTAA
- a CDS encoding winged helix-turn-helix domain-containing protein, which yields MNPISMAPIERVRSTSATLRRIENMQKLIGELSLHEMLADEIAWFLKFSPSGARKYIRDLREAGVIELARYIEGTATYLGKAVYQLTPDPERVRAFLAAIVQPKREGAPPRKDRPGLREQSMAGSGRHFHILADDTHYAIRVNRGPVTRDPLVAALFGAPQQKAAE from the coding sequence ATGAATCCCATTTCCATGGCACCGATCGAGCGCGTGCGTTCGACGTCGGCCACCCTGCGTCGCATTGAAAACATGCAAAAGCTGATCGGCGAATTGTCGCTGCATGAGATGCTGGCCGACGAAATTGCGTGGTTCCTCAAGTTTTCGCCATCGGGCGCCCGCAAATACATCCGCGACTTGCGCGAAGCGGGCGTGATCGAACTGGCCCGTTACATCGAAGGCACCGCCACCTATCTGGGCAAGGCAGTGTACCAGCTGACGCCAGACCCTGAGCGCGTGCGCGCCTTCCTGGCCGCCATCGTCCAGCCGAAACGCGAAGGCGCGCCACCGCGCAAGGACCGTCCCGGCCTGCGCGAGCAAAGCATGGCAGGCAGCGGCCGCCACTTCCACATCCTGGCCGATGACACGCATTACGCCATCCGCGTCAACCGCGGTCCCGTAACGCGCGATCCGCTGGTGGCGGCCCTGTTTGGCGCGCCGCAGCAAAAGGCTGCAGAGTAA